A genomic segment from Streptomyces sp. NBC_01233 encodes:
- a CDS encoding nucleotide sugar dehydrogenase, giving the protein MRVRQSSVADRRNLIVVGLGYVGLPLAVRAVEAGYSVVGVDTDELRVKRLGACDSYIEGVDDARLMAITDSGHFRAATDYDGIDGFDVCVITVPTPLREGVPDLSFVECAGRSIAPHISPGATVVLESTTYPGTTESLLLPLLEAGSGLRAGADFHLGYSPERIDPGNPDWHLENTPKVVSGIDAASLRNVRKFYGDIVERTVPVSSCRTAELTKLLENTYRHVNIAMVNEMAMVSRQLGADIWEAVEAASSKPFGFMPFRPGPGVGGHCLPVDPSYLSWQVKRLLKQDLRFISLANEINDHMPSHAVWRITRGLNERGKSVKGSRVLQLGLAYKKNTGDIRESPALAIARSLLALGARLVVVEPHTDSYLVPPQITRVELTEAEVRAADVVVVATDHDAFDYALVEEAGAYVFDSRNRCRGERVEIL; this is encoded by the coding sequence ATGAGGGTGCGTCAGAGCAGCGTCGCCGACAGGCGCAACCTGATCGTCGTAGGCTTGGGCTACGTAGGCCTTCCGCTGGCCGTCCGGGCGGTCGAGGCGGGATATTCCGTCGTCGGCGTGGATACCGACGAGTTGCGTGTCAAACGCCTGGGCGCCTGCGACTCCTACATCGAAGGCGTCGACGACGCACGCCTCATGGCCATCACGGACAGCGGCCACTTCCGTGCCGCCACCGACTACGACGGGATCGACGGTTTCGACGTATGCGTCATCACCGTGCCGACACCCCTGCGTGAGGGCGTCCCCGATCTGAGTTTCGTGGAGTGCGCCGGTCGGAGCATCGCCCCCCACATCTCACCCGGCGCCACCGTGGTCCTCGAGTCCACCACGTATCCCGGGACGACCGAGAGCCTGCTGCTGCCGCTGCTGGAAGCGGGCAGCGGACTGAGGGCCGGAGCGGATTTCCACCTCGGCTACAGCCCCGAGCGCATCGACCCGGGCAACCCCGACTGGCACCTGGAGAACACACCCAAGGTGGTCTCCGGGATCGACGCCGCGTCCCTGCGCAACGTCCGGAAATTCTACGGCGACATCGTGGAGCGGACTGTGCCGGTGAGTTCGTGCCGAACTGCCGAGCTGACCAAGCTGCTGGAGAACACCTACCGGCACGTCAACATTGCGATGGTCAACGAAATGGCCATGGTGTCCCGACAGTTGGGTGCCGACATCTGGGAGGCCGTGGAGGCCGCCAGCAGCAAGCCGTTCGGCTTCATGCCGTTCCGACCAGGTCCCGGCGTGGGCGGACACTGCCTGCCGGTGGACCCGTCCTATCTGTCGTGGCAGGTCAAGAGGCTGCTGAAACAGGATCTCCGATTCATCTCCCTGGCCAATGAGATCAACGATCACATGCCGTCCCATGCCGTCTGGCGGATCACCCGCGGACTGAACGAACGCGGTAAGTCGGTCAAGGGCTCGCGCGTACTGCAACTCGGTCTGGCCTACAAGAAGAACACGGGCGACATCCGTGAGTCGCCGGCCCTCGCCATCGCCCGGTCGCTGCTCGCTCTCGGCGCCCGGCTGGTGGTGGTGGAGCCGCACACCGACTCGTACCTAGTTCCTCCGCAGATCACCCGGGTCGAACTCACCGAGGCGGAGGTCCGGGCGGCCGACGTGGTCGTCGTGGCGACCGATCACGATGCCTTCGACTACGCACTCGTCGAAGAGGCCGGTGCCTACGTTTTCGACTCGCGGAATCGCTGCCGGGGTGAGCGTGTCGAGATCCTCTGA
- a CDS encoding GNAT family N-acetyltransferase: MHSTKGKTAVRQPARDLHRLGDVVDKLLDPLVELEQRVHRASSHYDTGPWQAENFARHLPGKRELSLVATLRGKPVGFVIASRRPEGAHIHRVATDPRHQGTGIASRLLALLLARTPGIVTLICDPRNQPALDLYARAGFRVTGTTPEGKLSLAAGTPLHR, translated from the coding sequence ATGCACAGTACGAAGGGGAAGACAGCCGTCCGGCAGCCCGCCCGAGACCTGCATCGCCTGGGCGATGTCGTCGACAAACTGCTCGACCCGCTCGTCGAGTTGGAACAGCGCGTGCACCGGGCAAGCAGCCACTACGACACCGGTCCGTGGCAGGCCGAGAACTTCGCCCGGCACCTTCCCGGAAAGCGCGAGCTGAGCCTCGTCGCGACCCTGCGCGGGAAGCCGGTCGGATTCGTGATTGCCTCCCGGCGTCCCGAGGGCGCGCACATTCACCGCGTGGCCACCGACCCTCGTCACCAGGGCACCGGTATCGCTTCTCGGCTGCTCGCCCTCCTCCTGGCGCGAACGCCCGGCATCGTCACTCTCATCTGCGACCCCCGCAACCAGCCGGCACTTGACCTGTACGCACGTGCGGGCTTCCGCGTGACCGGCACCACGCCGGAAGGCAAGCTGTCACTGGCGGCCGGCACCCCACTCCATCGGTGA
- a CDS encoding NAD-dependent epimerase/dehydratase family protein — MDRCSKYLVTGGAGFIGSHLVDALLADGNSVVVLDNLTTGRQENLTQARANPCFRFVHGSVLDAPLVDELVQECKIVIHLAAAVGVKLIVEQPLRSFITNTKGTETVIESAQRHDRRILIASTSEIYGKNSSGPLSETSDRILGSPSVARWSYSTAKAVDEIMACLYHRERGLRSTVVRFFNTVGPRQSPAYGMVIPRFARQAVLGEPLTIHADGRQRRCFLHVADAVSALLLLLEQPEAVGETFNIGVDDEIGILELANRIIAETGSISRVEHLSYAEAYGADFEDMERRVPDTTKLRAVTGWQPRHSLADVLADAIADARAAWRDNPSAHVPGAPEQLLPVTDGPVSGIALAGR, encoded by the coding sequence ATGGATCGTTGTTCGAAGTACCTGGTCACCGGCGGAGCCGGCTTCATCGGCTCCCATCTCGTGGACGCACTGCTGGCTGACGGAAACAGCGTGGTGGTCCTCGACAACCTCACCACCGGCCGGCAGGAAAACCTCACCCAGGCGCGAGCGAACCCATGCTTCCGCTTCGTCCACGGGTCCGTGCTGGATGCGCCGCTCGTCGACGAGCTGGTGCAGGAATGCAAGATTGTCATCCATTTGGCTGCCGCCGTAGGGGTCAAACTCATCGTCGAGCAGCCGTTGAGGTCGTTCATCACGAACACAAAAGGCACCGAGACCGTCATCGAGTCCGCGCAGCGCCACGATCGCAGGATTCTCATCGCCAGCACCTCGGAAATCTACGGGAAGAATTCCTCCGGACCGCTCAGCGAGACCTCCGACCGCATCCTGGGCAGCCCGTCCGTGGCCCGGTGGTCGTACAGCACCGCCAAGGCGGTGGACGAGATCATGGCCTGCCTCTACCACCGCGAGCGAGGGCTGAGGTCGACGGTGGTCCGGTTCTTCAACACCGTGGGACCCCGCCAGAGCCCGGCGTACGGAATGGTCATTCCGCGATTCGCCCGGCAGGCAGTGCTCGGGGAACCCCTCACGATCCATGCGGACGGCCGCCAGAGACGCTGCTTTCTGCATGTCGCCGATGCCGTCTCGGCGCTGCTGCTCCTGCTGGAACAGCCCGAGGCGGTGGGAGAGACCTTCAATATCGGCGTGGACGACGAGATCGGCATCCTCGAGCTCGCCAACCGGATCATCGCCGAGACCGGAAGCATCTCACGGGTGGAACATCTGTCGTACGCCGAGGCATACGGAGCGGACTTCGAGGACATGGAACGACGAGTCCCCGACACCACGAAACTCCGCGCAGTGACGGGCTGGCAGCCCCGGCACAGCCTCGCCGACGTGCTCGCGGACGCGATCGCGGACGCCCGTGCCGCATGGCGCGACAACCCGTCGGCACACGTGCCGGGCGCCCCGGAGCAACTTCTCCCAGTGACCGACGGGCCCGTTTCCGGAATCGCTCTGGCGGGACGGTGA
- a CDS encoding lipopolysaccharide biosynthesis protein, protein MARRLPWQRHLRTFGSLTAASQIEAALSFATTVTLVRLVGSTAAGEVLLAQAMAAVWFLLGDPRFEDAQQRFVPMEQRRGPGCGTRLYCRLLRLDIGAGLLATVLGVAAALAAAALGWIPAERLSLLVPAVLAAGAATPWGSASAGFAISDRLERLGVIRVALAVFGFLVTLTALMTAGTGGYLVATVITGLVSTVSVTVIAWRQVRQACGPPADGPAPMPAGLLPFLVKSSATQSVSLASDSGVSLLAGLLGGPTLVTYLKIAGAPGRLFGSAVNPVASQLYPRLARAGADGRRWAVVRDVRRCSALVGAIGLVAVVVAVFLLGLLIGLMYGPQYTILSTAAVVMLAGAALRGTAIWSKVLPSALGFPGVRLVFLTAEGVCQLGMLAAVIHFCAGASGRALAWAWGNLGLMVLSTAGWFIVLRCLTRSMPDPGVQAGRGPVGTGSRVHAVGAACGGDH, encoded by the coding sequence TTGGCGAGGCGCCTGCCCTGGCAACGGCATCTGAGGACCTTCGGCTCGCTCACCGCCGCCAGCCAGATCGAGGCGGCACTCTCGTTCGCCACCACCGTCACACTGGTCCGGCTGGTCGGGAGCACTGCGGCGGGGGAGGTGCTTCTGGCCCAGGCCATGGCAGCGGTCTGGTTCCTGCTGGGGGATCCGCGCTTCGAGGACGCGCAGCAGCGGTTCGTTCCCATGGAACAACGTCGCGGCCCCGGTTGCGGAACCCGGCTGTACTGCCGGCTTCTCCGGCTGGACATCGGGGCCGGGCTGCTGGCCACGGTCCTGGGCGTGGCGGCGGCGCTGGCCGCCGCGGCCCTCGGATGGATCCCCGCCGAACGGCTGTCGCTGCTCGTGCCTGCCGTGCTGGCGGCAGGAGCGGCCACGCCCTGGGGCAGTGCATCGGCCGGTTTCGCGATCTCCGACCGACTTGAGCGGCTCGGAGTGATCCGCGTGGCGCTCGCCGTCTTCGGCTTCCTGGTGACGCTGACGGCATTGATGACGGCCGGCACGGGCGGCTACCTGGTGGCCACCGTGATCACCGGCCTGGTTTCCACCGTATCCGTCACCGTGATCGCCTGGCGGCAGGTGAGGCAGGCGTGCGGCCCTCCCGCTGACGGCCCCGCTCCGATGCCGGCAGGCCTGTTGCCCTTCCTGGTGAAGAGTTCGGCGACCCAGTCCGTCTCCCTGGCTTCGGACAGCGGCGTCTCCCTTCTGGCCGGACTGCTCGGTGGCCCCACCCTGGTGACGTACCTGAAAATCGCCGGCGCTCCGGGCCGTCTCTTCGGGAGCGCCGTCAACCCAGTGGCGTCACAGCTCTACCCGCGTCTTGCACGGGCCGGAGCCGATGGGCGCCGATGGGCGGTGGTGCGCGACGTCCGCCGCTGCAGTGCACTCGTCGGCGCCATCGGACTGGTCGCGGTGGTGGTCGCGGTTTTCCTCCTCGGCCTGCTGATCGGCCTGATGTACGGCCCCCAGTACACGATTCTGTCCACGGCGGCGGTGGTCATGCTGGCGGGGGCCGCGCTGCGTGGCACGGCGATCTGGTCCAAAGTTCTGCCCTCGGCTCTGGGCTTCCCCGGTGTCAGGCTGGTCTTTCTCACCGCCGAGGGCGTCTGTCAGCTCGGGATGCTGGCCGCCGTCATTCACTTCTGTGCCGGTGCGTCGGGCAGGGCACTGGCCTGGGCATGGGGAAATCTGGGCCTCATGGTCCTGAGCACGGCCGGCTGGTTCATCGTGCTGAGGTGCCTCACCCGGTCGATGCCGGATCCGGGTGTCCAGGCCGGGCGGGGTCCGGTGGGGACTGGCTCCCGAGTCCATGCGGTCGGCGCGGCCTGCGGCGGAGACCACTGA
- a CDS encoding O-antigen ligase family protein, whose product MKLLLVVSAAAAISAPVISADLGGPPGAAPDGTSLADVMGSAWLVAATLVALATLGMLLPPELLLTGAVVLGHGFGIAAVQVPVAGPLLISDVLLLVYLLRVVAERGTSAERNGSVNLWLALFLGWSFLATLYAGLTVTPLLRIAAYCAVFALLSRRWVDRRLVYYGVLCYALANLVGGVLLGQPRLLGVDIGDPSQTGALLLAALCPLLTSELRFRGRWFVGAVLFCGIFLTQTRGVWFATVVVLVVWAQKKLSAVRIAAILAGLGLAGLQMVGLVTQWLGLNSFSEVLRTQSVVNGIRSGLENPVFGSGWGHVSSMDHFQVAGWNPIRHVMPYNLFVNVFTSVGLPALLALALFLGALLRRLACRRDTPLLFTVAVLAMSLTEMTLYAGSTLTLIFFVYAGMGLGPAVPADRGIVRMLNPTTGHRLTALRTDRPGELRTEAGVRRKASATM is encoded by the coding sequence ATGAAGCTGCTGCTCGTGGTCAGCGCCGCCGCCGCGATTTCCGCGCCAGTGATCAGCGCGGACCTCGGGGGGCCTCCAGGGGCTGCGCCGGACGGCACCTCACTGGCGGACGTCATGGGCTCGGCATGGCTGGTGGCGGCGACGTTGGTGGCCCTGGCCACGCTCGGGATGCTCCTGCCGCCCGAGCTCCTGCTGACCGGTGCCGTCGTGCTGGGCCATGGGTTCGGAATCGCCGCTGTGCAAGTCCCGGTGGCGGGGCCGCTGCTCATCAGCGACGTGCTATTGCTTGTCTACCTGCTTCGCGTTGTCGCAGAGCGTGGTACGTCAGCGGAACGCAATGGATCGGTCAACCTGTGGCTCGCACTGTTCCTGGGCTGGTCGTTTCTGGCCACTCTCTACGCAGGCTTGACCGTCACACCCTTGCTCCGGATCGCCGCCTACTGTGCGGTGTTCGCCCTCCTTTCGCGCCGGTGGGTGGATCGGAGACTCGTGTACTACGGCGTACTGTGCTACGCCCTCGCCAACCTTGTTGGCGGCGTGCTGCTGGGGCAACCGCGGCTCCTCGGGGTGGACATCGGCGACCCCTCTCAGACCGGCGCACTTCTGCTGGCCGCACTGTGCCCACTGCTCACATCCGAACTGCGGTTCAGGGGAAGGTGGTTCGTCGGCGCGGTGCTTTTTTGCGGGATCTTCCTGACGCAGACGCGCGGCGTGTGGTTCGCCACGGTCGTCGTGCTGGTCGTGTGGGCGCAGAAGAAGCTTTCAGCAGTCAGGATCGCCGCCATTCTCGCGGGTCTCGGACTGGCAGGGCTGCAGATGGTCGGCTTGGTCACCCAGTGGTTGGGCCTCAACAGCTTCAGCGAGGTTCTCCGTACGCAGAGCGTCGTCAACGGAATCCGCTCCGGCCTGGAGAATCCCGTCTTCGGGAGCGGATGGGGACACGTGTCGTCCATGGACCATTTCCAGGTAGCCGGCTGGAACCCAATCCGACATGTCATGCCGTACAACCTGTTCGTCAATGTGTTTACCTCGGTGGGTCTGCCCGCACTGCTGGCGCTCGCGTTGTTCCTGGGAGCGCTGCTCCGGCGCCTGGCATGCCGACGTGACACACCTTTGCTGTTCACGGTCGCCGTACTCGCCATGTCCTTGACGGAAATGACCCTGTACGCGGGGTCGACGCTGACGCTGATTTTCTTCGTCTATGCGGGCATGGGGCTCGGCCCGGCAGTGCCGGCGGATAGGGGCATCGTCAGGATGCTAAACCCCACCACTGGGCACCGGCTGACCGCACTCAGGACCGACAGACCGGGAGAGCTCCGTACGGAGGCCGGTGTCAGGCGCAAAGCATCGGCCACGATGTGA
- a CDS encoding glycosyltransferase — MTMTRICEVIKTLDVGGAEVLLVERLRRAPRSDRDYTVVFLQAETQELVDALRDCGVTLVDLRSCPRRLRYLGLLRAVRRLAPDVVNVHSPLPAAVLRPALHLMRPRPALISTVHYVRCHPLTRLLERPTRRLDDLTVAVSPQVAASGSVRGARQVRTRIHGVDVAAQRSWAQRADQVREEFGIPAEAFILAFVANFRPVKNHALLVEAAALVLERRPDALFVLAGDGPLREQVLADIRRRGLQDRMPYLGRIQQAGRLVAAADILVLASHYEAMPVVVMEALASAVPVVATRVGGIPDLVRDGDNGVLVQPGSPQRLAEGILRAMRPEVHSALAARALADTTSVDVASTAAWFDNVYAALASGVRESRREPVPGGAQVR, encoded by the coding sequence ATGACCATGACGCGTATCTGCGAAGTGATCAAGACCCTCGACGTCGGCGGTGCCGAGGTCCTTCTGGTCGAACGCCTGCGCAGGGCGCCCCGGTCCGATCGTGACTACACCGTGGTCTTCCTCCAAGCCGAGACGCAGGAACTGGTGGATGCACTCCGGGACTGCGGAGTGACACTCGTCGATCTCCGGTCCTGTCCGCGGAGGCTGCGCTACCTCGGGCTGCTCCGTGCCGTGCGGCGCCTGGCCCCGGACGTGGTCAATGTTCACTCCCCGTTGCCCGCTGCGGTGCTGCGCCCCGCCCTGCATTTGATGCGCCCGCGCCCGGCACTGATCTCCACGGTGCACTATGTGCGGTGTCACCCGCTGACGAGGCTGCTCGAACGGCCGACGCGGCGCCTTGACGATCTAACGGTGGCCGTCTCACCACAGGTGGCCGCCTCCGGATCCGTGCGGGGCGCTCGCCAGGTCCGTACGCGCATCCACGGGGTGGACGTGGCCGCGCAGCGCAGCTGGGCGCAACGAGCGGACCAGGTGCGGGAGGAGTTCGGGATCCCGGCGGAGGCCTTCATACTGGCTTTCGTGGCCAACTTCCGTCCGGTGAAGAACCACGCGCTGCTGGTCGAAGCAGCCGCTCTGGTACTCGAGCGGCGTCCTGACGCGCTGTTCGTCCTGGCCGGGGACGGCCCTCTGCGCGAGCAGGTGCTCGCGGACATCCGCCGACGCGGGCTACAGGACCGGATGCCGTATCTGGGACGGATTCAGCAGGCTGGCCGGCTGGTGGCGGCTGCCGACATCCTGGTTCTGGCATCCCACTACGAAGCGATGCCCGTGGTCGTCATGGAGGCACTGGCATCCGCTGTGCCGGTGGTGGCCACCAGGGTAGGGGGAATCCCCGACCTGGTCCGCGACGGCGACAACGGCGTCCTCGTCCAGCCCGGTTCACCACAACGGCTGGCGGAAGGCATCCTGCGCGCCATGCGGCCCGAGGTTCATTCCGCGCTCGCCGCCCGAGCGCTCGCCGACACCACCTCGGTGGACGTTGCCTCCACCGCGGCATGGTTCGACAACGTCTACGCCGCCTTGGCGAGCGGAGTCCGGGAAAGCCGAAGAGAACCCGTCCCGGGAGGAGCACAGGTCCGCTGA
- a CDS encoding glycosyltransferase produces the protein MRVIARMNVGGPALQVSTLMGGLDSELFDHRLFAGFVGPDEADYVEQRAPHVQVCPVPTLGRAVRPTDDLRALSALTAAMRRFRPHIVHTHTAKAGALGRMAAVLARVPVRVHTFHGHLLQGYFSPAKTRLVVQAERSLATVTDRLVAVGRSVRDDLLAAGIGRPGQYAVVPPGTTPAAAPGRSEARKQLGLPGDSLVVAYVGRVTRIKRPDRFLSVAREVRHAFPAARFLVCGDGDLHGDLEAAGDLRDSLHLLGWRADVETVYAASDMVLLTSDNEGMPVSLIEAGLAGVPAVATNVGSVAEVVQDGRTGLLARRDADELTRHTVRLLGDDSLRRRMGEEARAWTARQFGAERLVQDTHDLYASIAVEHGWWPSPH, from the coding sequence ATGAGGGTCATCGCCCGGATGAACGTGGGCGGTCCGGCCCTCCAGGTCTCCACACTCATGGGGGGGCTCGACAGCGAGCTTTTCGACCACCGGCTCTTCGCAGGCTTCGTGGGCCCGGACGAGGCCGATTACGTGGAGCAGCGGGCCCCGCATGTACAGGTCTGCCCGGTGCCAACCCTGGGCCGCGCCGTACGGCCCACCGATGATCTGCGTGCCCTGTCGGCACTGACCGCCGCCATGCGCCGGTTCCGGCCGCACATCGTTCACACGCACACCGCCAAGGCGGGAGCACTCGGACGTATGGCGGCCGTGCTCGCGCGGGTGCCGGTACGCGTGCACACCTTCCACGGCCACCTCCTGCAGGGCTACTTCTCACCGGCGAAGACCCGCCTGGTGGTGCAGGCCGAGCGCAGCCTTGCGACCGTCACCGACCGGCTGGTGGCGGTGGGACGCAGCGTGCGCGACGACCTCCTGGCCGCCGGCATCGGCCGACCCGGGCAGTACGCCGTGGTTCCGCCTGGCACCACGCCGGCCGCTGCTCCGGGCCGCTCGGAGGCGCGCAAACAGCTCGGCCTCCCGGGGGACAGCCTCGTCGTGGCCTATGTCGGGCGGGTGACCAGGATCAAACGGCCCGACCGGTTCCTGTCGGTGGCCCGAGAGGTGCGTCACGCGTTTCCGGCCGCTCGATTCCTGGTGTGCGGGGACGGAGACCTGCACGGCGATCTGGAAGCGGCCGGCGATCTGCGCGACTCGCTCCACCTGCTGGGCTGGCGCGCCGACGTGGAGACCGTCTACGCCGCCTCGGACATGGTGCTGCTCACATCGGACAACGAGGGTATGCCGGTCAGTCTCATTGAGGCGGGGCTGGCGGGGGTGCCGGCCGTGGCAACGAACGTGGGCAGCGTGGCAGAGGTGGTCCAGGACGGGCGGACCGGGCTTCTGGCCCGGCGCGACGCCGACGAGCTCACCCGCCACACCGTGAGGCTCCTTGGCGACGACTCGCTCCGCCGCCGGATGGGCGAGGAGGCCCGCGCCTGGACAGCGCGGCAGTTCGGGGCCGAGCGCCTGGTACAGGACACCCACGACCTTTATGCCTCCATCGCCGTGGAGCACGGCTGGTGGCCGAGCCCCCACTGA
- a CDS encoding MraY family glycosyltransferase, which yields MTGISAAVPMAGAGVAALLIGGLLTEPMRRFALRHGITDRPSARKAHTRPTPYLGGVAVALATLAAGTAVALARGVFDPLLGVLLGGAAIVCVLGLIDDLRQLGPKIRLFVETSTATLVVAAGGHPTVFGGAVDAVLAVLWIVFITNAFNLLDNMDGAASSLCVVIGGFVCLTALPGDPDGLGVVMAALTGACLGFLFHNRNPARIFLGDAGSLFLGFTLASAMMVRHDGAAGLSGPASLLLATLVPTLDTTLVMLSRYRESRPLLQGGTDHIAHRLRRMGLTVPQVVRTLSAFAVVGCLAAMLVTYGLLASGIALLAVSAVGIGAVWLLLKVPAVATASPRVAVPAGALADGAARTALRLRHSGGSGRRHRAVRPMGVPHSRGARKATALSPPAGTPVAPQ from the coding sequence GTGACCGGCATCAGCGCAGCGGTGCCGATGGCGGGAGCAGGCGTCGCGGCCCTGCTGATCGGAGGGCTGCTGACGGAACCAATGCGGCGCTTCGCCCTTCGCCATGGGATCACCGACCGTCCCAGCGCCCGTAAGGCGCACACCAGGCCCACGCCCTATCTCGGCGGTGTCGCCGTCGCGCTCGCCACCCTTGCCGCGGGTACGGCCGTCGCGCTCGCCCGGGGTGTCTTCGACCCGCTTCTCGGGGTGCTGCTCGGCGGCGCGGCAATCGTGTGCGTCCTCGGGCTCATCGACGATCTGCGCCAGCTGGGCCCAAAGATCCGGCTGTTCGTCGAGACGTCGACCGCCACGCTGGTGGTAGCGGCAGGGGGGCATCCGACCGTCTTCGGCGGCGCGGTCGACGCGGTGCTCGCCGTCCTCTGGATCGTCTTCATCACGAATGCGTTCAACCTGCTGGACAACATGGACGGCGCAGCGTCATCGCTGTGTGTCGTCATCGGCGGATTCGTCTGCCTGACTGCCCTGCCAGGCGATCCAGACGGCCTGGGTGTGGTGATGGCGGCCCTGACCGGGGCCTGTCTCGGCTTCCTGTTCCACAACAGGAATCCGGCACGGATCTTTCTCGGTGACGCGGGCTCACTCTTCCTCGGCTTCACGCTGGCCTCCGCGATGATGGTGCGCCACGATGGCGCCGCCGGCCTGTCCGGACCCGCCAGTCTGCTGCTCGCCACCCTGGTTCCGACGTTGGACACCACGCTGGTGATGCTGTCCCGCTACCGGGAGTCGAGGCCCCTGCTGCAAGGCGGCACGGACCACATCGCTCACCGGTTGCGGCGCATGGGGTTGACAGTGCCGCAGGTCGTCCGGACACTCAGCGCCTTCGCTGTGGTGGGCTGCTTGGCCGCCATGCTGGTGACCTACGGGTTGCTTGCTTCCGGCATTGCGCTCCTCGCCGTCTCCGCGGTGGGGATCGGGGCGGTGTGGCTGCTACTCAAAGTCCCCGCTGTGGCCACCGCTTCGCCGCGCGTCGCGGTCCCGGCCGGGGCCCTGGCCGACGGGGCCGCTCGTACAGCACTCCGGTTGAGGCACAGTGGTGGGTCCGGACGCCGCCACAGGGCGGTCCGGCCGATGGGTGTGCCGCATTCACGGGGAGCCCGGAAGGCCACCGCATTGTCCCCGCCAGCGGGCACTCCGGTCGCACCGCAGTGA
- a CDS encoding PIG-L deacetylase family protein: MTVSREDDVMFCSNPMFERSLFVGAHLDDIELAAGGTAARLVEAGARVRFLVMSPSDYTSYDGSHFRDADVAVTEGREAAATLGVKEIDVLSFPAKDVENHSTVVESINKVVDDFHPTMVFTHWPFDTHRSHANTALATIAASRYYNSVVMYEPITPSGRSYVGFRPQLYINIDDTIEKKLQALRQHKSEYTKYGEQWIEGVEARSRYRGYEMRARYGEAFEVSRLEGVLA; the protein is encoded by the coding sequence GTGACTGTTTCCCGAGAGGACGACGTGATGTTCTGTAGCAACCCGATGTTTGAGCGCAGCCTGTTCGTGGGGGCTCACCTCGACGACATCGAGCTGGCGGCCGGAGGGACCGCCGCTCGTCTCGTGGAGGCAGGAGCACGGGTGCGTTTCCTGGTGATGAGCCCATCGGACTACACCAGCTACGACGGGAGCCACTTCCGCGACGCCGACGTGGCGGTCACAGAGGGCCGGGAAGCCGCCGCCACTCTCGGGGTCAAGGAGATCGACGTTCTGTCGTTCCCCGCCAAGGACGTGGAGAACCACTCGACCGTCGTGGAGTCGATCAACAAGGTCGTCGACGACTTCCACCCGACGATGGTCTTCACACACTGGCCGTTCGACACCCATCGGTCTCATGCCAACACCGCGCTCGCCACCATCGCGGCGAGCCGGTACTACAACTCCGTCGTCATGTACGAGCCCATCACCCCGTCGGGGCGCAGCTACGTCGGTTTCCGCCCGCAGCTGTACATCAACATCGACGACACCATCGAGAAGAAGTTGCAGGCCCTGCGTCAGCACAAGTCCGAATACACCAAGTACGGGGAGCAGTGGATCGAAGGCGTCGAGGCCCGCTCCCGATACCGCGGCTACGAGATGCGTGCCCGGTACGGCGAGGCGTTCGAGGTGTCCCGCCTGGAAGGCGTGCTTGCATGA
- a CDS encoding NAD-dependent epimerase/dehydratase family protein, producing the protein MNVVVTGGAGFIGANLCRELTSRPSVGRVVALDDLSTGTAANLAGTDVELVEGSILDRDLLEGVVAGADAVVHLAARPSVPRSLVDPFASHEVNATGTMRVLEACRRGNTHLVAASSSSVYGSVADLPKHEGLPTRPLSPYAASKLATEAYALAYGSAFGLPALVFRFFNVYGPLQPAGHAYAAVVPAFIDAALRGQSLTVFGDGHQTRDFTYVGTVARVLADAVLGKVTSTSPVNLAFGTRISVLELAHHLAKTLELAIDIRHEDPRRGDVRDSQADDGLLRSLFPALAAVPLEEGLAETVRWFRSLPAYA; encoded by the coding sequence TTGAACGTCGTAGTGACCGGAGGCGCCGGGTTCATCGGAGCGAACCTGTGCCGTGAACTGACCTCCCGCCCTTCCGTCGGCAGGGTCGTCGCCCTGGACGACCTGAGTACCGGTACAGCGGCCAATCTCGCGGGTACGGACGTGGAGCTGGTCGAGGGCAGCATCCTCGACCGCGACCTGCTCGAGGGCGTGGTGGCCGGGGCCGACGCCGTGGTCCATCTGGCCGCGCGGCCGTCCGTGCCCCGTTCCCTGGTGGATCCGTTCGCCAGCCACGAAGTCAACGCCACCGGAACCATGCGCGTCCTCGAAGCGTGCCGCCGCGGGAACACCCACCTGGTCGCCGCGTCCTCGTCGTCGGTGTACGGCTCGGTCGCCGACCTGCCCAAGCACGAGGGCCTGCCGACGCGTCCCCTCAGCCCGTACGCCGCCAGCAAGCTCGCCACCGAGGCCTACGCGCTCGCCTACGGATCGGCTTTCGGCCTTCCGGCCCTCGTTTTCCGCTTCTTCAATGTCTACGGCCCGCTGCAGCCTGCCGGGCACGCCTACGCAGCCGTCGTTCCGGCCTTCATCGACGCCGCGCTGCGCGGTCAGTCTCTGACGGTCTTCGGCGACGGCCACCAGACCCGCGACTTCACCTACGTCGGAACGGTCGCCCGGGTACTCGCAGACGCCGTCCTGGGGAAGGTCACGAGTACGAGCCCCGTCAACCTGGCCTTCGGCACCCGGATCAGCGTCCTGGAGCTCGCCCATCACCTCGCCAAGACGCTGGAGCTGGCGATCGACATCCGCCACGAGGACCCCCGCCGCGGCGACGTGCGCGACTCGCAGGCCGACGACGGACTGCTCCGCAGTCTCTTCCCGGCTCTCGCGGCGGTTCCGCTGGAGGAGGGACTGGCCGAGACCGTCCGGTGGTTCCGCTCCCTGCCGGCGTACGCGTAG